The Dehalococcoidia bacterium genome window below encodes:
- a CDS encoding alpha/beta hydrolase translates to MPLALAAGLRVNYSRAGTGSPLVLLHGWGNSSGTLDGLARALGDTHDCIVPDLPGFGRSETPKEAEGWDVARHAEWLAQLMDKLKLERMDLFGHSHGGRIASYLAATRPQRVDRLVLCASAGLRERLPLPVKLRRWRTRLLLRTAHRAARTGLLGESGPERARALSEKYASPDYRAAGAMRPTLARVLAEDLQPLLPRIQAPTLLIWGDRDRETPLELGRRSARLIPHARLVVLPGAGHHPFIDQPERVASEMRAFLQQAGEGAA, encoded by the coding sequence ATGCCGCTAGCGCTGGCCGCCGGGCTGCGGGTCAATTATAGCCGCGCGGGCACGGGCAGCCCGCTCGTGCTGCTGCACGGCTGGGGCAACAGCTCAGGTACGCTTGACGGTCTGGCGCGGGCGCTCGGCGACACGCACGACTGCATCGTGCCCGACCTGCCCGGCTTCGGCCGCAGCGAGACGCCGAAGGAAGCCGAAGGCTGGGACGTGGCCCGCCATGCCGAATGGCTGGCGCAGCTTATGGACAAGCTCAAGCTGGAGCGGATGGATCTCTTCGGCCACTCGCACGGCGGGCGCATCGCCTCGTATCTCGCCGCCACGCGGCCGCAGCGCGTCGACCGCCTCGTGCTCTGCGCCAGCGCCGGCCTGCGCGAACGGCTGCCGCTCCCGGTGAAGCTGCGGCGCTGGCGCACCCGCCTGCTGCTGCGCACGGCGCATCGCGCGGCCCGCACCGGCCTCCTGGGCGAAAGCGGCCCGGAACGCGCCCGCGCCCTCTCGGAGAAATACGCCTCGCCCGACTATCGGGCGGCCGGGGCGATGCGGCCCACGCTCGCACGCGTGCTGGCCGAGGACCTGCAGCCGCTCTTGCCGCGCATCCAGGCGCCGACGCTGCTGATCTGGGGCGACCGCGACCGCGAGACGCCGCTGGAGCTGGGACGGCGTTCGGCGCGGTTGATTCCGCACGCGCGCCTCGTCGTGCTGCCGGGCGCCGGGCACCATCCCTTCATCGACCAGCCGGAGCGCGTGGCGAGCGAAATGCGCGCCTTCCTGCAGCAGGCCGGCGAGGGCGCGGCATGA
- the murF gene encoding UDP-N-acetylmuramoyl-tripeptide--D-alanyl-D-alanine ligase: MNGWLALALGVLVAAPWGWWAWRRLRRAVQILQLEEYENGRTLRWAARSWWREYAPGSLAVATLMLAAFAVALAANAVGGAVVLAVLAGASGPIAPLIATEPPAKKPLAFTMRVRRLFGAAGVAALLLAALAMLLGWALGVPGRMALLIVPVLVWLCVAAGPLVAVSANLLAWPVEAANRRRYREEARARLRAVNPRIVAITGSYGKTTTKELVATVLESRYRVLKTPRSFNTPLGITRTINDDLRDDHEVFVVEMGAYEPGNIRDLCRFVGPPEVSAITGINEQHLERMGSIENTIKTKYEIVEETRPGGTAVFNIDNAYCAALANKTVHVTVVRAGAETHQPPSDLRVSNVALTPKLMRFDVTDGEQSVTVRTRLLGRHLIPNLLIALAIGRAFGVELKSAAARLATAQPVEHRLVVKESDGLTVIDDAYSANVNGAHAALELLAELPAERRFLVTPGIVELGPVEAERNREFGAHAAKVCDVILVVGQAPGRWVREGALTTGMAAACAIACAHLGEAQGWLRGHARPGDAVLFENDLPDQYQ, translated from the coding sequence ATGAACGGCTGGCTGGCGCTCGCACTGGGCGTGCTCGTGGCCGCGCCGTGGGGCTGGTGGGCCTGGCGGCGGCTGCGGCGCGCCGTGCAGATCCTGCAGCTCGAAGAATACGAAAACGGCCGCACACTGCGCTGGGCGGCGCGGAGCTGGTGGCGTGAGTACGCGCCGGGTTCGCTCGCCGTCGCCACGCTGATGCTGGCCGCCTTCGCCGTGGCCCTGGCGGCGAACGCCGTGGGCGGCGCCGTCGTGCTCGCCGTGCTGGCGGGGGCTTCGGGCCCGATCGCGCCGCTGATCGCCACCGAGCCGCCGGCGAAGAAGCCGCTCGCCTTCACGATGCGTGTGCGGCGACTGTTCGGCGCGGCCGGCGTCGCGGCCCTGCTGCTGGCGGCGCTGGCGATGCTGCTCGGCTGGGCGCTGGGCGTGCCGGGACGCATGGCGCTGCTGATCGTGCCGGTGCTCGTCTGGCTGTGCGTGGCCGCGGGGCCGCTCGTGGCCGTGAGCGCAAACCTGCTCGCCTGGCCCGTGGAAGCGGCGAACCGCCGCCGTTACCGCGAGGAGGCGCGGGCGCGGCTGCGCGCCGTGAATCCGCGCATCGTCGCGATCACCGGCAGCTACGGCAAGACGACGACCAAGGAACTGGTCGCCACGGTGCTGGAGTCGCGCTACCGCGTGCTGAAGACGCCGCGCAGCTTCAACACGCCGCTCGGCATCACGCGCACGATCAACGACGATCTGCGCGACGACCACGAGGTCTTCGTCGTGGAGATGGGCGCTTACGAGCCGGGCAACATCCGCGACCTCTGCCGCTTCGTCGGGCCGCCCGAGGTCAGCGCGATCACCGGCATTAACGAGCAGCATTTAGAGCGGATGGGCTCGATCGAGAACACGATCAAGACCAAGTACGAGATCGTGGAGGAGACGCGGCCCGGCGGCACGGCCGTGTTCAACATCGACAACGCCTACTGCGCGGCGCTGGCCAACAAGACCGTGCACGTCACCGTCGTCCGCGCCGGCGCTGAAACGCACCAGCCACCTTCCGATCTGCGTGTCTCGAACGTCGCGCTGACGCCGAAGCTGATGCGCTTCGACGTGACGGACGGCGAGCAGAGCGTCACGGTGCGCACGCGCCTGCTGGGCCGGCACCTGATCCCCAACCTGCTGATCGCGCTCGCCATCGGTCGCGCCTTCGGCGTCGAGCTGAAGAGCGCTGCCGCTCGCCTGGCCACGGCGCAGCCGGTCGAGCACCGGCTCGTGGTCAAGGAGAGCGATGGCCTCACCGTGATCGACGATGCCTACAGCGCGAACGTGAACGGCGCGCACGCGGCACTGGAGCTGCTGGCCGAGCTGCCGGCGGAGCGGCGCTTCCTGGTGACGCCGGGCATTGTGGAGCTGGGGCCGGTGGAGGCGGAGCGCAACCGCGAGTTCGGCGCCCACGCGGCGAAGGTCTGCGACGTCATCCTCGTCGTCGGGCAGGCGCCGGGCCGCTGGGTGCGCGAGGGGGCGCTGACCACCGGCATGGCCGCGGCGTGTGCGATCGCCTGTGCGCACCTGGGCGAGGCGCAGGGCTGGCTGCGCGGCCACGCGCGCCCCGGCGATGCCGTGCTCTTCGAAAACGACCTGCCGGACCAGTACCAGTGA
- the alr gene encoding alanine racemase produces the protein MIDLDDLLRATAAQGGALAGRAFAREFAAFAHDSRTISPGELFVALRSPTGDGHQFIDDAVARGAAGVLCERLPERRDGWAAAGVTVVRVADTRAALRDFAADRLRSLRPYRIAVVGAVGKSSTRAALLRALGAPAGGPELFSNGNRNDELGLPLALGELAPGQRTAVLELAAASGAELIRLGDLVQPDAIVLTSGAPPAAEDAPSIALRDGLAGLLDALPPGGLLALNDDDPYLARLVAEAGDAAPRRLLRYGLGAGADLAGTVIEESSAGTTLALRHGEQTARLRLQAPGRGAVSAVLAAAALAIGSGHGLAEIAARLNGLPPEPGRLAPLAGRGGLTVLDDTFSASAASLALALETLALFPRPHRAVLGQIAGVRHAADLDAETLQRLLVLDRLVLQGRELAALGRELRARAAAPERVVLTYGARDSADAAGPHPPAPSPGHSIALRAISDGEREAAVGDWVRGAAPATVLVKGTDAARMERVVELLVPEGGARLVRQDEGWQRRTYVPGERPTWVEVDLDAIRQNLLAIRAAAAPAEVMAVLKADAYGHGARWVARTAVLNGAAMLGVASLNEALELRADGIGAPILILGYAPPWQARDLAFSDIRATVFSLPVAEHFSRVARDLGREIAVHIKVDTGMTRLGVLPADVPAFVDTVAALPGLRLEGIFSHLATSDTDLPFAMEQGERFEAVLRGLERRGHAFRYVHMENSAAVLRGLPFAGNLVRAGMALYGLYPLPREETSVELQPALQFKTRVAQVKEVPPGTAISYGRSYVTDRTSRIAILPVGYGDGFRRSPHNWGHVLIRGRRAPIRGVVAMDMTMVDVTEIPGVQEGDEVVLIGRQGEEAITAEDAATALGTISYEVVTQILARVPRQTR, from the coding sequence ATGATCGACCTCGACGATCTGCTGCGGGCCACGGCGGCGCAGGGCGGCGCGCTGGCCGGCCGCGCCTTCGCCCGCGAATTCGCCGCCTTCGCCCACGACAGCCGCACCATCTCGCCCGGCGAGCTGTTCGTGGCGCTGCGCAGCCCCACCGGCGACGGTCATCAGTTCATCGACGACGCGGTGGCCCGCGGCGCCGCCGGCGTGCTCTGCGAGCGGCTGCCGGAGCGACGTGACGGCTGGGCCGCCGCCGGGGTCACGGTCGTGCGCGTCGCGGACACGCGCGCCGCGCTACGCGACTTCGCCGCCGATCGCCTGCGCTCGCTGCGCCCTTACAGGATCGCCGTCGTCGGGGCGGTGGGCAAGAGCAGCACCCGTGCCGCGCTGCTGCGGGCGCTCGGCGCGCCCGCAGGCGGGCCGGAACTCTTCAGCAACGGCAACCGCAACGACGAGCTGGGCCTGCCGCTGGCGCTGGGCGAGCTGGCGCCGGGTCAGCGCACGGCGGTGCTGGAGCTGGCCGCGGCCTCCGGCGCCGAGCTGATCCGCCTGGGCGACCTGGTGCAGCCGGACGCGATCGTGCTCACCAGCGGCGCCCCGCCCGCGGCCGAAGATGCGCCCAGTATCGCCCTGCGCGACGGTCTCGCCGGCCTGCTCGACGCGCTGCCGCCCGGCGGTCTGCTGGCGCTCAACGACGACGACCCGTACCTCGCGCGGCTCGTGGCTGAGGCGGGTGACGCCGCGCCGCGCCGGCTGCTGCGCTACGGCCTCGGCGCCGGCGCCGACCTGGCCGGAACCGTGATCGAGGAATCGTCGGCTGGCACCACGCTGGCGCTGCGGCACGGCGAGCAGACGGCTCGCCTGCGCTTGCAGGCGCCCGGCCGTGGTGCGGTCTCCGCGGTGCTGGCGGCGGCGGCGCTGGCGATCGGCTCCGGCCACGGGCTGGCCGAGATCGCCGCCCGCCTCAATGGGCTGCCGCCGGAGCCGGGCCGCCTCGCCCCACTGGCCGGCCGCGGCGGTCTGACCGTGCTGGACGATACGTTCTCCGCGAGTGCCGCCTCGCTGGCGCTGGCGCTGGAGACGCTGGCGCTCTTCCCGCGGCCGCACCGCGCGGTGCTCGGCCAGATCGCCGGCGTGCGCCACGCCGCGGACCTCGACGCGGAAACGCTGCAACGCTTGCTCGTCCTCGACCGCCTTGTGCTGCAGGGCCGCGAGCTGGCGGCGCTGGGCCGCGAGCTGCGCGCCCGCGCGGCCGCGCCGGAGCGTGTCGTGCTGACCTACGGTGCGCGGGACAGCGCGGACGCGGCGGGGCCTCACCCCCCGGCCCCCTCTCCAGGTCATTCCATCGCGCTCCGCGCGATCTCAGATGGAGAGAGGGAGGCCGCGGTTGGAGACTGGGTGCGGGGGGCCGCTCCGGCAACGGTGCTGGTGAAGGGGACAGACGCGGCGCGGATGGAGCGGGTGGTCGAGCTGCTCGTGCCGGAGGGCGGCGCACGGCTGGTGCGCCAGGACGAGGGCTGGCAGCGGCGCACGTACGTGCCCGGCGAGCGGCCGACCTGGGTGGAGGTCGACCTCGACGCGATCCGGCAGAATTTGCTGGCGATCCGCGCGGCGGCGGCGCCGGCCGAGGTGATGGCCGTGCTCAAGGCCGACGCCTACGGCCACGGCGCCCGCTGGGTGGCGCGCACGGCAGTGCTCAACGGCGCGGCCATGCTCGGCGTCGCCAGCCTGAACGAGGCGCTGGAGCTGCGCGCCGACGGCATCGGCGCCCCGATCCTGATCCTCGGCTACGCGCCGCCCTGGCAAGCGCGCGACCTCGCCTTCTCCGACATCCGCGCAACGGTCTTCTCGTTGCCGGTGGCCGAGCATTTCTCGCGCGTGGCACGCGACCTGGGCCGCGAGATCGCCGTGCACATCAAGGTCGATACGGGCATGACGCGGCTCGGCGTGCTGCCGGCCGACGTGCCCGCCTTCGTGGACACGGTGGCCGCGCTGCCGGGGCTGCGGCTCGAAGGCATCTTCAGCCACCTGGCAACCTCCGACACGGACCTACCCTTCGCCATGGAGCAGGGCGAGCGCTTCGAGGCCGTGCTGCGCGGGCTGGAGCGGCGCGGCCACGCCTTCCGCTACGTCCACATGGAGAACAGCGCCGCCGTGCTGCGCGGCTTGCCCTTTGCCGGCAACCTGGTGCGGGCGGGAATGGCCCTCTACGGCCTCTATCCCTTGCCGCGCGAAGAGACCTCGGTAGAGCTGCAGCCGGCGCTGCAGTTCAAGACGCGCGTGGCACAGGTGAAGGAGGTGCCGCCTGGCACGGCGATCAGCTACGGCCGCAGCTACGTGACCGATCGCACCTCGCGCATCGCCATCCTGCCGGTGGGTTACGGCGACGGCTTCCGCCGCTCGCCGCACAACTGGGGCCACGTGCTCATTCGGGGCCGGCGGGCGCCGATCCGCGGCGTGGTGGCGATGGACATGACGATGGTGGACGTGACCGAGATCCCCGGCGTGCAGGAAGGCGACGAAGTCGTGCTGATCGGCCGCCAGGGCGAGGAGGCGATCACCGCCGAAGACGCCGCCACCGCGCTCGGCACGATCTCCTACGAAGTCGTGACGCAGATCCTCGCCCGCGTGCCGCGCCAGACACGGTGA